CCAATGGACTTACTCCCACAAATTTCTCAATAatccaaattttcattcatcaattgttagaattaattatgattttagatatttaaatttttaaaagataaagaaCAAAATCTTAAGAAAAGAGTAAAACTTCAATGGGATTAAGTGCTTTGGCCTTGTTATGCTGACCCGACCATCTGATTTATACTAAATTTAGGAATCTGTCTAGATTTCTTCAAATATACATTACCAAAACACTAATCAATACTGATTACCTTTAAAGGGTAGAAACCAACATAACATCATTCTTAGATGCAAGAAGAagagaatatataaattatataaaaatattttagttaaaacGTGATAGCACAGTTGGAATGGCTGGCATGACAATTATTGCACTGACTTTAAGGACTCATTTGGGTTGGATTTGAATAGAGatagttcaattttaaaaattgatttaacacaaatttgtttaatttaaatttaaattgagtttaaataagAGGAATTGATGTGTTTCTCAAATCAAACAGAACTCAAGTTAAAGGGAATTCACTTTTGTTTGACTTATGAGTtcgaaaaataatttgatttagtcaGAATTTAGTTAGTGGtttcattcaaattatatcaaaaaattataaaaaaaatgatattattttgtttattattaagtaaaacaaTACTATTTATTCGAACGAAACTCAAATTACTCTAAATTATAACTCATTGAATTTGAACGgaactttttttaattcaaactgaattcaaatttggattAGTAGTTCTTAGTGAAATTTATCCATTGTAGATGGAATGAGTGTAAAGCAAATTAAacaagttaatattttataaaaatggataaaaatttaaactcaaattatttctctacaaattttattattccaccatttttgttaatctttaaattcatCTAAAACTTAAAGTGCAAAGACGTTGATGAATGATAAGTTTGGCAGCTTCAGTCAAACTTCTTTTAATCAGTTGTACAAATTGACCACCCATTTGTCCAATTGGAAAAGTCCAAGTGTAATTAGGCTTGATGCTGTCACTTAATTCAATccaaacattattatttttcttagaaATGGATTTCACGGTGGAGGCCCATACAGAACGTCAGAAACAGAAAGGTCCATACCAAAATGAAACCAGACAGCTAAATTTCTTTTACGTGTCCAAATCTCATTGGACCTTCTTTCCAATTCAAAGCTACTGTCTCAATCTCTCTCCACTCTCATAAAACGACTCTTTGAACAAAAACAGTACAGATTCGATTGCCTGCGCCTTTATCGATTCGAGTATTGTTCAGTTCTCTCAAACAAGACGAGGTTAGCCGTCtgttttatttgtaattctTGTTAATCTTAACATTTTACTGTATTATATCGTGTTTATAATGTTAAATTTgtgtttcatttttgttttgtgggTTTAATTGATGAAGAAACAAATGAAGGAAAGATGTATGATGACTTTTCTTGAGAGAATTTTACTGAGTTATAGTCGTGTGTGCTTGATTATTCATTGGTATCTTTCATTCAATAATCAAGTTAATTAAGGTTGCCTTTGGTGTCTTGAAATTGGGCTGGTGATTTTAATGGAACCAGCGTCTTTCATTCCACTGAGTTTCTAACAAGTTTAATTGTTTAAGTTGATGATAATCATTTTCTTGGGAATAGAAAATTTTGTGTGGctttattgtttctttttctgagtttttttttttttttttgtaacaggTTTTCCTGCTTGTATTTTGAACTTGGCTTTCGGTCTTTGTTGTCGGATCAATGCCATCAATCGTCTCTCCACAGTGGCAAGAGAAGGCTAATGGTTTCTTTTCTTCATCAGGTATTGTTATTAATTCTATAATTcatcttctacttgctttttatgtaaaatttttgatatGGGATGTTTGATTGAGGTTTTAATGCAGGGGTGAAGCTTAAACAGGCTGGGCAATCAGCAGGAACATTAGTTGGGGAAGTTGCAAAGGATGCTAAAGGTAATGTTGCTGATGTGGCTGAACGAGTTGGCTCAATGGTCAAAAGCCGATGGGCACTTCTTCAACAGCCATCAACCAGACATGCTGTTCAGGAGCGTCTTATAACTGCTGCTGCTACAACTGGTATGTTTTTGAGAAGAGGTTTCTCAGAAACAAAAGACAAGGTTTCTGTTGGGAAGACGAAAGTTGAAGAGGTATTAATATTAGAAACTTACCTTTGGACATATATAAggtatttgaaaaaaatatcattCTATGTAACTGAAATTTTCAGTCACTAGGCAACAGCCTGAAATAAGTATGATTTTAAGCTAATATGATGACAGATACATATGAGATGTTGAATCTATTTCAGGCTGCTAAAAAAACTGCACAAAAAAGCAAGACTATTTTGACTGATATTGAACGTAGGCAGAAGGTATAAGACTCTGAGGCTCTAATTCTTTGTTTAATTTAcgtaaatttttgataaatttcacctttttttctATCTTGTCTATCATTTGCAGGGATTTGCAAGCACTGATGGTAAGTTTTTAAACCTTGTTATGCTTGTCGAATTGAGATTTGTATTTgggattaaattttcaaattatggtTTTAGTTCTAGATTCTTTTATTCATATGTTTTCTCTGTGGATGATTTGGTGAATGTCATTTGTGAGGCTTCAGATAAGATGCTATTCCTGGGAACAAAGTGTTTGTGTATGCTCTAAATCAATGTTAAAGAACTGGTGCTAGCCTGTACTTAATCTTTTGGAAATGCTTGCCACTCATTAGAagtattttcaaattaatttactGCTTATATTATTGAGAGAAAGCAACTGAAAGAATATTGATTCACATATCCTTGTGCGTCACCAGTTTGGACTGTAATTTGTTTTGGTTAGGCATAGAAGCCAGAGGGTTAAGCTATGATTTGCTGTGACATTAGTTCTTTGAATTCGGGCTAGTTCTCATAATTTTCACTTAGATTTAGTTTTATTGTACAGGATATACATGTAGATCCTCCAATTATGCATTAAATGTCCTAAATTTCTTTGATATTTAGCAGTTAGTCTTTCTTAATTTCAATGCTGAGCCTTTTGATTTTGACAAATATGGTTTGTCTTATGCATGGGCTTAGCAGCCATAAGAAGATTATATAATGCCTGCTATGCTTTTATTTCGGTTTATTTCTGTGCTAAGAGTTGCTTCTCTTATTTGAATCCTTAGTATTTGGAGTCCCGATTGATGTTACCATACAGCGTCAACAATATGTCAAGCCTGTTCCGTATATTTTGGTCAAATGTGCTGATTACCTCATATTATCAGGTAATTTATATGTGCATCAAATGTCTTAAGTTGGTGATTTTTGAATGTAAGCTATAATATATGTTAGTAGTAACCATTGACTACATTGACTTGTAGGACTGAACTCACAGTACTTGTTTAAAGCTGAGGGGGATAAAAAGGTCATTCAGCAGCTGGTTTCTACCTACAATCAAGGTAACTTGAACATTTTGTTCTCAATGTTGACTGTTATTTATTCGGATAATGTCAGCCCTTGATGTGGTATTTACATATCTTACAGAGTACAATGCTTCACTGCCTGAAGGTGTAAATCCAATTGATGTGGCAGCTCTAGTAAAATACTACCTTGCAAGTCTTCCTGAGCCACTGGCAACTTTTGAACTTTATAACGACATCAAAGGTGCTTGTTCTAGCATACATGCTATGCAAAACATATTGAAGAAACTTCCCAGTGTAAACTACATGACGCTAGAGTATATTACTGCACTACTGCTCCATGTTAGTCAGAAATCTCTTTTTAACAAGGTAGAAAGCATCTCTCTGTggctctttctctctcttttatgcACACACACACGTTCATATTGTGGATGAAAAGCTGGTTGGCACATGCATTTGCTTGAACTCCTTGCTTGATAGATTTCTCCTGTTAGTGGTGTCTGAAGCAACAAAAGTTCACATTGATATGAAGTTGATAAGCTGTACTAAGTGTTTGTTTACGTCTCTGCAGATGGATCCTCGTAGTCTTGCCATGGAAATGGCCCCTGTTATTATGTGGCAAAAGGATCAGAAACCAGAATCCTATAGGCATTATTGGAGTCATCCACCTAGAAGTCCCTTAAAGAAGAACAGGGAGGCAACACCCGATTACAGTGCTTGGGACATGCTTGCTGGTTAGTAATCCCTGTGTCTCATGTGAAATAAACCTATCTGAAGTAATATAGCTGGATTATAGCGGAAGCATTGCTGCAGACTTATTATTCAGTAAGACAGGTCATTAAATCAATAGAATTTCTATCATAACAAGTGTGTTTTAGAAGTCATCATGTATGcaacaaagtgcataaaattttcatacaataCAAATCTTCCATCGTGGTTGGATGTTAATTTTACTTGCTCCTTGAAACTTAGGCTGTTGCCTGAGGCAGCAGATAATATGAGTATATGGATAATACAAGATAGGTTTACTTGTATTCTAGGGTGCTGACTTGTAAGTCTCTTCTGTTTTCTTATGCTTCTTGGCTATGGCTGCAGATGAGAGTGAAGTTATGGATCCATCCTCTCCCATTCCTTTGGATGATGGCACACCTGTTGACTTTGGCGCTATCGAGGTTGTTCAGTGCCTGATAGAACAGCACAATGCAATCTTCACAGATGCAAATGAGACTGTTTGGAGTTGAGTCGGATTCAGCTTGTGTTGTTGATGCCCACGGAATTCATCAAGCTGGGAAATGTAACCAATATATGATGAAGATGTCCGGTGCTTAATAGCAACGTAGATGAATTTTGAGGAGGTGGGTGTGTATAGTGTAGTTCATTACCCTTCTGCTTTtgtgaaaagttaaaaaatactggattttaattataatcttatAATGACTTTGAttccaaataatataaaattagtttgtttttttaatcacttttaGGTCATGCACTTTTCTTTTGTCGTCTCAAATTCGATATcctaataaaaagattatcagGAGTGTTTGTgtgtacatacatatatatataaaaaagccAAAATACTTGTTCCTATCCAAAGTTTAATGTGTTTTTGAAATCCCACATGTGaagatttaaaaacttaaacattcactcttctgtttaaatttttagttagagttaaaagtaaaatcgttatttaataaaaaaatatttaaaaaactaaaattttatcatatttttttttagtttaaaaatcttacaatttttcttattcaaagtttgaaaaacaataattttcaattttctcccttgaagtttgtttctctttctctggTAAATAGAGATGGTAATAGGTCGGGCCAGGCTTAAGACTCATACAGCAAGGGGCCTTTGGGCTGACTGACATATTTTTGAAAGCTCAAAGCTTGACCCATATATAAATGGGCCCAGCCAGCTTCGGCTTAGCCCATTAAATTATGGGTCGGGCTGGGCTCATATAGTGATGGGCCTTTGAACCGGGTTAACCTATATATTTTTGAAGGCCCAAATGCCTATATATAAAAGGGCGgccatttaaataattttttaattttaatttaaggcCTGgcctatttaaataattttttaattttaattaaaatttttaaatataaattatttttcaattattaaaatcgaaaaCAATacctcgaatattttatttataatttctcatttgtgatgaaagaatattataattacatgataaaaaatattataagtttataatataacacaaataaattaatttacatatgatataaattataaatataaataaaatatatatactgtatcatttatctactcatttttaacatccaaatctttgaatttttttgatattgaacccatttataatattttgtagtgataaaattgaaatgaaaataaaattataaatacaaaaaattattatttgataattcagataatttttgaaagagagttaatgagagaaaatgagattgatattataattaaaaaagttaaaattgagagaaattgaaattgataaagagtttgattgattt
The genomic region above belongs to Mangifera indica cultivar Alphonso chromosome 15, CATAS_Mindica_2.1, whole genome shotgun sequence and contains:
- the LOC123198419 gene encoding uncharacterized Rho GTPase-activating protein At5g61530-like; protein product: MPSIVSPQWQEKANGFFSSSGVKLKQAGQSAGTLVGEVAKDAKGNVADVAERVGSMVKSRWALLQQPSTRHAVQERLITAAATTGMFLRRGFSETKDKVSVGKTKVEEAAKKTAQKSKTILTDIERRQKGFASTDVFGVPIDVTIQRQQYVKPVPYILVKCADYLILSGLNSQYLFKAEGDKKVIQQLVSTYNQEYNASLPEGVNPIDVAALVKYYLASLPEPLATFELYNDIKGACSSIHAMQNILKKLPSVNYMTLEYITALLLHVSQKSLFNKMDPRSLAMEMAPVIMWQKDQKPESYRHYWSHPPRSPLKKNREATPDYSAWDMLADESEVMDPSSPIPLDDGTPVDFGAIEVVQCLIEQHNAIFTDANETVWS